CACAACTGTCCGGCTATTAGTCGAACAGTTTCAACTGGTTAGGAAAAGCCTGTTCTGAAACAGGCGGGTTTTTGACGGAAAGTGCCTCAAAAAGCTGGGTTTTCTCGAAAAGCGTCACACTCAGAATTTGCAAAATGTCCGCCAGGCTCCGGTCGAGCCGCAGTTCCTTTTTGATGATCGCCACCAGCACATACACGCTGACGGCGATCCACACCTGCGTCTTCACCGCGTTGTCGCTGGTCCCGTAGAAGGCCTTGATCCGCAGATGCTGCTTGATCCACTTGAAGAACAGTTCCACCTGCCAGCGGCTCCGATACAACTCGGCGATCGTCAGGGCCGGCAGCGCGAAGTTGTTCGTCAGGAAGGCAAACCGACGCTGCGTCGGCACATCGTAGAAGGCCACCCGTCGCAGCGGATCGGGGTACAGCCGCGACGACTTCGGACCGGACAGCAGGATGGTCTGGTCGCACCGCAAGCCCAGGGACTTGTCCACGGGTCGGCGGCTGCGACGCGTCGCGTCGAGATTGCGTTTGGCTCTGGTCACGAAGAACGCCGAGTGCTGCGTGAAACGATGCAGGCGTGCGAAGTCGACGTAGCCCCGGTCCATGACGTAGAACGCGCCCGGTTCGATCGGCAATTGATCGAGTACCAGCAGATCGTGCATTTTTCCATGCGAAATGTGGATAAAGCAGGGAATGCTGCCCCGCAGGTCCAGCAGCGTATGCAGCTTCACGGCCCCCTTGCGCCGTCGAAACTTCGCCCAGGGAAACAGACTCAGGCACAAGTCGATGGTCGTGGAGTCGAGGGCATAGACGGTCTGCTCGAGATCGACGGCGAGACGCTCGCTTGCATACAAACGACGTGCACGACGAATCAAAATCTGTGCAAAGTCGGAGTAGATGCGCCAGTCGTGCGCACGGTTCGCGTCGGCGAGCGTGCTGCGCGAGACCTGGCCGCGAAACCCAGCATGATACAATTTCGGTTCGAGTGCTCGCAGGCACGTTTCGATGTCTCGCAGGCTCTCCCGATAAGTCAGTTGGGCGAAAGCCAAACACAAAAACTGATCGCGACACGAAAAGCCGCGTTCGCGACGCTGCCCTTGGTAGCGTTCGACGCAAGCGTTGAACTCGCGGCGAGGCAAGAAGTGCATCAGTTGGGTAAACACGAATTGTCCATCGAACACAAGACCTCCCCAGCCAGTTTGGCCAACAAATATTGGTCCAGATCAGGCTGAAGTCTGTTCGGAAGTTCAAGTCGTGTACAAACATTTTGCGACGCAAGTTACGCTTGATTCAGAGGTTGTTCAAATTGAACCGGCCGTTAGCCGGACAGTAGTG
The Planctomicrobium piriforme DNA segment above includes these coding regions:
- a CDS encoding IS4 family transposase, which codes for MFDGQFVFTQLMHFLPRREFNACVERYQGQRRERGFSCRDQFLCLAFAQLTYRESLRDIETCLRALEPKLYHAGFRGQVSRSTLADANRAHDWRIYSDFAQILIRRARRLYASERLAVDLEQTVYALDSTTIDLCLSLFPWAKFRRRKGAVKLHTLLDLRGSIPCFIHISHGKMHDLLVLDQLPIEPGAFYVMDRGYVDFARLHRFTQHSAFFVTRAKRNLDATRRSRRPVDKSLGLRCDQTILLSGPKSSRLYPDPLRRVAFYDVPTQRRFAFLTNNFALPALTIAELYRSRWQVELFFKWIKQHLRIKAFYGTSDNAVKTQVWIAVSVYVLVAIIKKELRLDRSLADILQILSVTLFEKTQLFEALSVKNPPVSEQAFPNQLKLFD